The Cupriavidus necator DNA window GCGCCGGACGTGCCGGCGACACCGGAACTGGGCCTGCCGACCATCGTGTCCGGTTCGGTGGCAGGCCTGATTGCGCCTGCCGGCCTTGATGCCGCCATCGTGAAGAAGCTCAACACAGCCATTGCCGGCGTGGTATCGAACCCCAAGTTCAAGGCCACGCTGATGGCACAGGGCACTGAACCGATGTCATCGTCGCCCGAACAATTCCGCAAGCTGATCAAAGAAGAAGACCAGCGCTGGTCGGCCTTGCTCAAGGCTGACAACAAGACCAGGTAACGCGGACTGAAAGCTCCCCTTCTCCAGCACAACGAAAGGAAAATCCCATGGCCAGCACCATGCAACTGAGCAAGAGCGAAATCGTCGCCGCCTCGCTCCAGAAAATCCAGATGGAACTGCGCACGCAGAAAATGCCGCTGCGCGAGGCAGTAGCCGAAACCTGCCGGATCCTGTTCGCCTTCGGGCACGACTCCGGCCTCTCAGGCCAGATCACCGCGCGCGCAGAACAGCCTGGCACCTACTGGACCCAGCGCCTGGGTCTGGGCTTCGACGAAATCACGTCCGACAACCTGCTGCTCGTCAACGAAGACCTGGAAGTCCTGGAAGGCAGCGGCATGCCGAACCCGGCCAACCGCTTCCATTCCTGGCTCTACCGTGCGCGTCCGGACCTGAACTGCATTGTCCATTCGCACGCGCCGCACGCCTCGGCGCTGGCGATGCTGGAGGTGCCGCTGGTCATTTCGCATATGGACACGTGCGTGCTCTACGACCAGTGCGCGTTCCTTGAGAAATGGCCTGGCATTCCTGTCGGCAATGAAGAGGGAGAAATCATCTCGGGAGCCCTTGGTGACAAGAAGGCCATCCTGTTGTCCCACCACGGCCTGCTGGTGGCCGGTGCCACGGTGGAAGAAGCCTGCGTACTGGGTGTGATGTTCGAGCGTGCCGCCCGGCTGCAACTGCTGGCCATGGCGGCGGGCCCGATCCAGCCGATCCCGCACGATCTGGGCTGCGAAGCGCAGCGCTGGGTCAGCACCCAAAAGCGGTTCGAAGCTACCTTTGCCTACTACTCGCGGCGTGCGCGTCGCGGGCTGGGCGCCGAATAGCAACAGGGCGCCGACGGGCCGGCGCAAGCACGGCCAGGACATGGCGAAGTCTGCAGTCTGCTGAGAACCTGAACCACGCCTGGCCCTGCGCCATTGCCGCTTGCTTGATATGAGAAGCGCAAGCTCCGACAGTATTGGTCGAATGGGATAATCGCGTCATGGCAGGCAGGGCGGGAATCGCAGATCTGCCGCCGATGGCGCAGGTGAGTGACGGCGCCATAGCCGGCGCCCGCCGCCGGCGCTCATATCCCTACCCAAGAACGGAGACATGCCTTGACCATTAAAAACCGATTCACCCTGGGCCTGTTGGCAACGGCAGCCCTCATCGCGGCGGCCCCGGCTTGCGCACAAGAACAGTGGCCAGCAAAGACGATCCGCTTTGTCGTGCCCTTTGCCGCCGGCGGCGCCAATGACCTGATGGCGCGCGCCGCGGCCGAGGGCGCAACCAAGGCGCTGGGCCAGACCGTGCTGATCGAGAACCGGCCCGGCGCGGGCGGCACCGTGGGCGCCGACATCGTGGCCAAGAGCGCGCCGGATGGCTATACCTTCCTGATCAGCGCAGCCGGCGTCATCTCCAACAGCATGATCAAGAAGTCAATGCCGTTCAAGGATGACGCGCTGGTTCCCGTGGCCATGATCGGCCTTGCGCCTTCGGTCATCGTGGTGCCGAAGAACGCGCCCTACAAGGATCTGCGCGACTTCGTCGAGGCCTCAAAGAAGGGGAACGGTTTCAACTTCGCGACCGCGGGGACCGGCAGCACCCCGCACTTCGTGGCGGAGATCCTGAATGTGAAGTACGGCGCAAAGCTGCAGCCGGTGCCCTACAAGAGCGGGTCGGAAAGCACTACGGCAGTGCTGGGCGGCCAGGTGGAAGGAACCTCCGAGGCCAGCATCATCGCCCTTCCGCATATCCTGCACGATGGCAAGTTCAAGGCGCTCGCCACCACCTGGACGCAGCGCATCTCGGCCTACCCGCAGCTTTCCACCGCGGTGGAGCAAGGCTTCCCGGACCTGCAGATCGCGCATTGGGCCGGCGTCCATGCCCCCAAGGGGACGCCCGACGCCATCCTGGACAAGGTGGCCGCCGCGGTGGACAAGGCCATGAAGGACCCGGCCGCCGCCGCCAAGCTGAAGGCCGTGGGCATCGAACCGGTCGGCGGCACGCGTGCGGACTTCGTGAAGTTTGTCGAGGCGGAGCGCAAGCGGCTGGGCGAGATTGTCAAGGCCGCCAGGATGCAGGAGAAGTAATCGCTGTGCCCGCCATGCCGCCCCATCGGTCAGGACGCCGGGGCGGCACGGCTTTCATTGGCCGTTGCCGCAGGCAGGTTGCGGCGCCCCCAGTTCTCTGCCTGCCGCTCCAGGTGCAGGCGGATAAAGTCCATCAGCGTTCGCGTTGCCAGCGTGGGATAGCGGTTTGGCGCGGTCAGCATGTAGACACTGTCGCCCACGCCTTCGGCTTCGCACTCGGCCAGCACCTCGCGCATCTGTCCGGACTGCAGTTGCCGCCAGACCGCATAGCGCGGCAGCAGCGCCACGCCCAGCCCGCCCATCACCGACTCGAACAGGAACGGATAGTCGCCTGACTGGATCCGGGGCGACACGCGCAGCGTCATCGGCGTGCCCGCCAGCCATACCTTCAGCGTAAAGCGGCGCCCCAGCGATGCCGGGGCAATCATGTCGCAGCGCTCCAGGTCGGCCACGGTCCGGATCGGCCCGTGGCTGTCCAGGAACGAGGCCGACGCGCACAGGCACCAGCCGACATCGCAGATGCGCCTCGCCACGTGGTCATCGGGCGGCTGCGAGGTGATCTTCAGCGCCACGTCGACCTCGGCCGGGATCAGGTCGCCAATGTTGTCGTTGATGACGACGCGCAGCGAAATCTGCGGGTAGTTGCGCGCGAATTCCAGCAGCAATGGGGTCAGGTAGAGATGACCCAGTCCCGTGGGCAGGCGAATACGCACGTCGCCGCGCACCACCTGGCCAAGGCTGTCGATCGAGGTATTGGCCGACTGCAGTTCGTCCAGCATGCGCAAGCCATGCGCGTACAGCAACTGGCCCGCCTCGGTCAGTTCGACATGGCGCGTGGTGCGGCGCATCAACTGGGCGCCCAGGTGCTGCTCCAGTAATTTCAGGCGGCGCGATACGTTGGAGCGGGTCATGCCGCTGCGCTCCGCGGCGGCGGTCAGCGTGCGCGACTCGACCATGGTCACGAACAGCCGCACCAGGTTGAGATCGAAATTATTGTCAATCATGAGTCAACACCGTAGGCACAAATCGAGGGATTGTCCTGGCAGGAAGCCAACCCTAGCATAAACCTCCTGCTTACCCACCTTTCGAACGCCATGTCCGCACTGCCCGCTTCCGACCTGTCCGACACCGACCTGCCTTTCGCCGGCCTGCGCGTGCTCGACATCAGCCAGGGCATTGCCGGCCCGTATTGCGCGCACATCCTGTGGCAGCAAGGCGCTGGAATCGTCAAGGTCGAGCCGCCCGCGGGCGACTGGGGCCGCAAGGTCGGGGTCGTGCGCGGCGATACCAGCGCGCTGGCGATCGCCTATAACGCCGGCAAGCGCAGCGCCTGCATCGACGCCACCACTGACGCCGGCAAGGAGGTGCTGCTCGGCCTTGCGCTGCAGGCGGACATCGTCGTGCAGAACTTCCGCCCTCAAGTGGCGGAACGGCTGGGCGTGGGCTATGCGGCGCTGGCCGCGCAGCGGCCAGCGCTGATCTATGTGTCGATCAGCGGCTATGGCCCGGATGGTCCCTATGCCGACTATCCGGCTTCGGACTCGGTGATGCAGGCCGACTCCGGGCTGATGTTCGCCAACCGTGGCGCCGACGGTGGCGCGCGCCGCATCGGCATGCTGCTCGCCGACGCCGCCACCGGCCTCTATGCCGCCCAGGCCTGCGCCGCGGCGCTGTGCCGGCGTTTTCGCAGCGGGCTCGGCGGCCATGTCGAGCTGAACCTGTTCGATGCCTGCTGTGCGCTGCAGGCCAACAACCTGCTCGAGCATGCCATCGGTGGTCCGACGGCCGCCGGCCCGGTGAGCGCGCCCAATGGCGTCTATGCCAGCAGCGACGGCAGCGTGACGCTGCTGGCGCTGAACAACGCGCAGTTCGCCAAGCTATGCCATGCGCTGGACCGCACCGGCTGGCTGGAAGACCCGCGCTTTGCCGACAATGCCGCGCGCATGGCCCACGCCGCGCTGCTGAACCAGCAGGTGGCCGAGCAGATCGCCACGCGCACGACCGCGCAATGGCAAGACATCCTCAGCCGGCACGACGTGCTGCATGCCCCGGTGCGCAGCTATGACGACGTGCTGGCGCACCCGCAGGCGGCATACCGGCAGACCTTCCAGACGATCGCGCAGCCGGGGCTCGGACCGCTGCCCTTCGCCGGCATCCCGGCGCGCGACATGCGCCGGGATGCCGGCCCGGCGCCGGCCAACGGCGAACATACCGTGCAGGTCCTGCGCGAGGCCGGCTTCGGCCAGCAGGCCATCGACGCATGGCTGCAGCAGGGTGTGGTGCGACAGGCGACGGCCCCCGCGGCCAAGGCAGGTGTGCAATGAAGGCGCTTGTCTGCAAGCAGTTCGGCGGCGTGCAGGACGTGGCGCTGCAGGCCATCCCGGAACCGGTGCTGGCCGACCCGCATGCGGTCACGATTGCCGTCGAGTACGCCAGCGTCAGCCACGCCACCGGCCTGATGATCGCCGGCCAGTACCAGCGCCGGCCCCCGTTGCCCTTCGTGCCCGGTACCGAAGCGGTCGGCCGCGTGGTGGCCTGCGGTGACGCGTGCACGCGGCTGCGTCCCGGCGACCGGGTGGTGGCGATCGCGGACTGGGGCTGCTTTGCCGAACAGGTCACCGTGCCCGAGTACACCGTCTACCGCGTCCCGGATGCGCTGCCGTCAAAGGCCGCGCTGCCGATCCCGATTTCCTATGGCACGGCGTATTGCGGGCTGGTGTGGCGCTGCGCGCTGCGCCCGAATGACACGGTGCTGGTGCTTGGCGCCGGGGCCGGTGTCGGCCTGGCTGCCGTGGAAATTGCGCGCCAGCTCGGCGCCACCGTCATCGCCTGCGCCAGCACCGAGGCCAAGCGTGCCGACGCGCTGCGGCGCGGCGCCACGCACGCGCTGGCCCCGGCGGACCTGGCGGCATCGGTCAAGGCGCTGACGCACGGCCGTGGCGCGGACGTAGTGGTGGACCCGGTCGGCGGCGACCTGTTCAACCAGGCCCTGCGTGCGGCGGCGGCGAACGCGCGCATCCTCAGCATCGGCTTTGCCAGCGGCACCATCCCGCAGGCCCCGGTCAACCTGCTGCTGGTCAAGAACCTCACGCTGCACGGGTTCTTCTTTGGCCGCTACATCGGCTGGACGCCCGCCAACGAGCGGGCCGAGCATGCAACGGCGCTGCAGGAGGTCATGGCGACGCTGTTCGATTGGGCCGCGCGGGGCAAGCTGGAGCCGACCGTATCCGCGGTCTATCCGATCACCGGCCTGGACGACGCCCTGGCCGCGCTGGAATCCCGCCAGGTGGTGGGCAAGGTAGCCATAAAAATCAAGGAGACAGAGACGTGAACAACCGATACCAGAAACGACTTCCGGCTTGGCCGCGGCTGCGCGCGGCACTGATGCTGGCGGCAGCCGCGGCCGCGCTGCCGGCTGCCGCCGTCGCGCAGGACTTCCCGCAGCATCCCGTGCGCATGGTGCTGCCCTACCCCGCCGGCGGGCCCACCGACCTGCTCGCGCGCGTGGTCGCGGTCAAGATGGGCGAGAGCCTGGGCCAGAGCGTGGTGGTCGACAACAAACCCGGCGCCAGCGGCATGATCGGCGCCGAAGCCGTGGCGCGCGCTCCCGCCGACGGCTACACCATCCTGGCCAATGCCTCGCTGCATGTGATCAACCCCAGCATTCAGCCGAAGATGCGCTATGACTCCTTCAAGGACTTCGTGCCGATCACGCAGCTGGCCGACGTGCCGCTGGTGCTGGTGGTCAACAACGCCTCGCCGGTGAAGACAGTGCAGGACCTGATCGCCTACGCAAATAGCCAGGGCGGTGCGCTCAACTTCGGCTCGGCGGGCAATGCCTCGGCCCAGCACCTGGCCGGCGAATCGTTCAAGCTGGCGGCAAAGGTGCCGATGCAGCATGTGCCGTACAAGGGCAGCGCGCCGGCGCTGACGGACCTGATGGGCGGCCAGATCCAGCTGATGTTTGATTCCATGCCGTCGGCGATGCCCTTCATCAAGTCCGGCAAGCTGCGTGCCGTTGCCGTGACCACCGCGCGGCGCGCGAGCGCGCTGCCAAACGTGCCCACCGTCGCCGAGTCCGGCCTGCCCGGCTTCGACATCAGCACCTGGTATGGGCTGTGGGCGCCGCGCGGCACGCCGGCCCCGGTCGTGGAAAAGCTGGCCGCGCATGCGGCCGGCGCGCTGAAGCGGCCCGATGTGCGCCAGCAATATGCCGACATGGGCGCCGAGCCGGTCGGCTCCTCACCTGGCGACTTTGCCCGCTACAACGCTTCCGAAGGCAAAAAATGGGCGGAAATCGTGCGGCGCTCGGGGGCCAAGGCAGACCAGTAGCGCACGGCGGTTGCCGCAGGACTGGCCGATGCCGGGTGTCGGCCAGACGCGCAGTTGGCCAATCTTTCAGATTGCTGCGATCAATTTCCGGTCGGAACCGTCCAGTCCTCCACCACCAGGCCAGGGACGCGCCGGAATGCCTGGTCATTGGTCACCAGCACCGCGCCAGTCTCCAGCGCGTGCGCGGCGATCAGCAGGTTCAGTGCCCCCACCGGCTGTCCTTGGGATTCCAGCGCAGCGCGGGTTTCACCATAGCCGGCCATCACTGAAGGGGTCCAGGGCAATACCTCGACCCTGCGCAGCAACTCGTCGACCGCGCGCGCGAGGCGCGCTGCGCCGGGACGCTTGGCCAGCCCGTACATCAGTTCCGCACCGGTGATGGCTGACAGGCACAGCGCCACCATCGGCGCTGCCGTCACGCGTGCCACGACTGCCGGATGTGCCCGCAACAGAAGGCTCACGATATTGGTGTCGAGCATGTAGCGCGTCATTCGAGACCCGCCAGCGGATCCCTGGCTTGCTCGCCCTGCGCGCGGTCGGCCATAAAGTCTTCCGGCACGGCGCTGTCCTTGATGGCAGCCAAAAAGCCGTCCCAACTCTCCGGCCGGCGCGACAGGATCACGTCACCGGTGGACGGGTCACGGCGAATATATACCTCGCGCTCGGCGAAGCGGAATTCCTGCGGCAGCCGTACCGCCTGGCTGCGGCCGGTGGTGAAGATCTTGGCAGTGGTGCTCACG harbors:
- a CDS encoding CaiB/BaiF CoA transferase family protein; this translates as MSALPASDLSDTDLPFAGLRVLDISQGIAGPYCAHILWQQGAGIVKVEPPAGDWGRKVGVVRGDTSALAIAYNAGKRSACIDATTDAGKEVLLGLALQADIVVQNFRPQVAERLGVGYAALAAQRPALIYVSISGYGPDGPYADYPASDSVMQADSGLMFANRGADGGARRIGMLLADAATGLYAAQACAAALCRRFRSGLGGHVELNLFDACCALQANNLLEHAIGGPTAAGPVSAPNGVYASSDGSVTLLALNNAQFAKLCHALDRTGWLEDPRFADNAARMAHAALLNQQVAEQIATRTTAQWQDILSRHDVLHAPVRSYDDVLAHPQAAYRQTFQTIAQPGLGPLPFAGIPARDMRRDAGPAPANGEHTVQVLREAGFGQQAIDAWLQQGVVRQATAPAAKAGVQ
- a CDS encoding tripartite tricarboxylate transporter substrate binding protein, with translation MLAAAAAALPAAAVAQDFPQHPVRMVLPYPAGGPTDLLARVVAVKMGESLGQSVVVDNKPGASGMIGAEAVARAPADGYTILANASLHVINPSIQPKMRYDSFKDFVPITQLADVPLVLVVNNASPVKTVQDLIAYANSQGGALNFGSAGNASAQHLAGESFKLAAKVPMQHVPYKGSAPALTDLMGGQIQLMFDSMPSAMPFIKSGKLRAVAVTTARRASALPNVPTVAESGLPGFDISTWYGLWAPRGTPAPVVEKLAAHAAGALKRPDVRQQYADMGAEPVGSSPGDFARYNASEGKKWAEIVRRSGAKADQ
- a CDS encoding type II toxin-antitoxin system VapC family toxin, with product MTRYMLDTNIVSLLLRAHPAVVARVTAAPMVALCLSAITGAELMYGLAKRPGAARLARAVDELLRRVEVLPWTPSVMAGYGETRAALESQGQPVGALNLLIAAHALETGAVLVTNDQAFRRVPGLVVEDWTVPTGN
- a CDS encoding antitoxin, which translates into the protein MSTTAKIFTTGRSQAVRLPQEFRFAEREVYIRRDPSTGDVILSRRPESWDGFLAAIKDSAVPEDFMADRAQGEQARDPLAGLE
- a CDS encoding LysR family transcriptional regulator — protein: MIDNNFDLNLVRLFVTMVESRTLTAAAERSGMTRSNVSRRLKLLEQHLGAQLMRRTTRHVELTEAGQLLYAHGLRMLDELQSANTSIDSLGQVVRGDVRIRLPTGLGHLYLTPLLLEFARNYPQISLRVVINDNIGDLIPAEVDVALKITSQPPDDHVARRICDVGWCLCASASFLDSHGPIRTVADLERCDMIAPASLGRRFTLKVWLAGTPMTLRVSPRIQSGDYPFLFESVMGGLGVALLPRYAVWRQLQSGQMREVLAECEAEGVGDSVYMLTAPNRYPTLATRTLMDFIRLHLERQAENWGRRNLPAATANESRAAPAS
- a CDS encoding tripartite tricarboxylate transporter substrate binding protein, encoding MTIKNRFTLGLLATAALIAAAPACAQEQWPAKTIRFVVPFAAGGANDLMARAAAEGATKALGQTVLIENRPGAGGTVGADIVAKSAPDGYTFLISAAGVISNSMIKKSMPFKDDALVPVAMIGLAPSVIVVPKNAPYKDLRDFVEASKKGNGFNFATAGTGSTPHFVAEILNVKYGAKLQPVPYKSGSESTTAVLGGQVEGTSEASIIALPHILHDGKFKALATTWTQRISAYPQLSTAVEQGFPDLQIAHWAGVHAPKGTPDAILDKVAAAVDKAMKDPAAAAKLKAVGIEPVGGTRADFVKFVEAERKRLGEIVKAARMQEK
- a CDS encoding aldolase, coding for MASTMQLSKSEIVAASLQKIQMELRTQKMPLREAVAETCRILFAFGHDSGLSGQITARAEQPGTYWTQRLGLGFDEITSDNLLLVNEDLEVLEGSGMPNPANRFHSWLYRARPDLNCIVHSHAPHASALAMLEVPLVISHMDTCVLYDQCAFLEKWPGIPVGNEEGEIISGALGDKKAILLSHHGLLVAGATVEEACVLGVMFERAARLQLLAMAAGPIQPIPHDLGCEAQRWVSTQKRFEATFAYYSRRARRGLGAE
- a CDS encoding NADPH:quinone oxidoreductase family protein, which translates into the protein MKALVCKQFGGVQDVALQAIPEPVLADPHAVTIAVEYASVSHATGLMIAGQYQRRPPLPFVPGTEAVGRVVACGDACTRLRPGDRVVAIADWGCFAEQVTVPEYTVYRVPDALPSKAALPIPISYGTAYCGLVWRCALRPNDTVLVLGAGAGVGLAAVEIARQLGATVIACASTEAKRADALRRGATHALAPADLAASVKALTHGRGADVVVDPVGGDLFNQALRAAAANARILSIGFASGTIPQAPVNLLLVKNLTLHGFFFGRYIGWTPANERAEHATALQEVMATLFDWAARGKLEPTVSAVYPITGLDDALAALESRQVVGKVAIKIKETET